One window of the Pseudofrankia sp. DC12 genome contains the following:
- the mscL gene encoding large conductance mechanosensitive channel protein MscL, protein MRDTLQGFKNFLMRGNIIDLAVAVVIGTAFTALVKSLVDNILTPLIAAIAGKPSFQGLTFRIHHSAFTYGLFINEAISFLIVAAVIYFLVVMPLAKISERRRSGETPTQADPVLSDEALLLVEIRDLLAARGTTGQSAEPPKGL, encoded by the coding sequence ATGCGCGACACCCTGCAAGGCTTCAAGAACTTCCTGATGCGCGGCAACATCATCGACCTGGCGGTCGCCGTCGTCATCGGCACCGCGTTCACCGCGCTGGTGAAGTCGCTGGTGGACAACATCCTGACGCCGCTGATCGCGGCCATCGCCGGCAAGCCAAGCTTCCAGGGGCTGACCTTCCGGATCCACCACAGCGCCTTCACCTACGGACTGTTCATCAACGAGGCGATCTCGTTTCTGATCGTCGCTGCCGTGATCTACTTCCTCGTGGTGATGCCGCTGGCCAAGATCAGCGAGCGGCGCCGCAGTGGCGAGACGCCCACGCAGGCGGACCCGGTGCTCTCCGACGAGGCCCTGCTGCTGGTCGAGATCCGCGACCTGCTCGCCGCCCGCGGCACCACCGGTCAGTCCGCCGAGCCTCCGAAGGGACTCTGA
- a CDS encoding PHB depolymerase family esterase, whose amino-acid sequence MGDVSAVRRRRAVTVWPLSLLFAALAFAGCGFPAGDPPAAGGAAGATPAAVAAAATPTHTTGPDAYERSGRTAQLRLVLPGPDTAGPYPLVIALHSLFHSATETDGWGLSQLAETAGFAMVSPDGIDGSWDAGNCCGAAASKKIDDVAYLHALIEHLEANYPIDPTRVLIVGLSNGGMLAYRYACEHPEDIAGIAVVAGSLEVPGCAPRTPVTVVSVHGGKDQHVPAAGTPWQPDLGAPITSTVDSLAPFRALDRCEPATSAGDVTATGPDGAPRLSDALSTGSPAVTPAQIRATLAGARTSGDPASGGAAPITPVPVSTATSPTDAVRTESTCAASARVVDYFLPDVDHGWPASTGPAAFDTATVVWRILSGARANPVPSR is encoded by the coding sequence ATGGGCGATGTGTCGGCCGTCCGTCGCCGCCGGGCCGTCACGGTCTGGCCCCTCAGCCTCCTGTTCGCCGCTCTGGCCTTCGCCGGATGCGGCTTCCCGGCCGGTGACCCGCCCGCTGCCGGTGGCGCGGCCGGGGCGACGCCGGCCGCCGTGGCCGCCGCCGCCACCCCCACCCACACGACCGGCCCGGACGCCTACGAACGCTCCGGCCGCACGGCCCAGCTGCGCCTCGTGCTGCCCGGGCCGGACACCGCCGGGCCCTACCCGCTGGTCATCGCGCTGCACAGCCTGTTCCACTCGGCAACCGAGACGGACGGCTGGGGACTGAGCCAGCTCGCCGAGACCGCGGGCTTCGCGATGGTCAGCCCGGACGGCATCGACGGCTCGTGGGACGCGGGCAACTGCTGCGGCGCCGCGGCCAGCAAGAAGATCGACGACGTCGCCTACCTGCACGCGCTGATCGAGCACCTGGAGGCGAACTACCCGATCGACCCGACCAGGGTGCTGATCGTCGGACTGTCCAACGGCGGCATGCTGGCGTACCGCTACGCCTGCGAGCACCCCGAGGACATCGCCGGGATCGCCGTCGTGGCCGGCAGCCTGGAAGTGCCCGGGTGCGCGCCGAGGACTCCGGTGACCGTCGTATCGGTACACGGCGGCAAGGACCAGCACGTGCCGGCCGCCGGAACTCCCTGGCAGCCCGATCTCGGCGCGCCGATCACCTCGACCGTGGACAGCCTGGCCCCGTTTCGTGCCCTGGACCGCTGTGAGCCGGCCACCAGCGCCGGCGACGTCACGGCGACTGGCCCGGACGGTGCGCCGCGCCTGAGCGACGCGCTCAGCACCGGCAGCCCGGCAGTGACACCGGCGCAGATCCGCGCCACGCTGGCCGGCGCACGGACGTCCGGCGACCCGGCCTCCGGCGGCGCCGCGCCGATCACGCCGGTGCCGGTCAGCACGGCGACCAGCCCGACCGACGCTGTGCGGACCGAGTCCACCTGTGCCGCGAGCGCCCGGGTGGTCGACTACTTCCTGCCCGACGTCGACCACGGCTGGCCCGCGTCGACCGGCCCGGCCGCGTTCGACACTGCGACCGTCGTGTGGCGCATCCTGAGCGGCGCCCGGGCCAACCCCGTCCCCAGCCGGTAG
- a CDS encoding L,D-transpeptidase, whose translation MRFSASLARVTATAAIAVVAVAGCGGGKGSSSATSTQIPDTVKSELSAVAGVGVDSTILTANTGSVAVYAAPSTAGSAGTVKVRLANPNQDGAKLVFLVTAKLPGWWQVLLPVQPNGSTGWVKTDQVTASTTPYRIVVSRGQHTMTLYKSGGVIAVEKVAIGTSDTPTPGGRFYLAELLKPPNPNGPYGPYAFGLSGFSTTLASFDGTKPVIGLHGTNQPQLLGHDVSHGCIRLSNDAITRLAGTVPTGTPVDIIA comes from the coding sequence GTGCGTTTCTCAGCCTCACTCGCCCGCGTCACGGCGACAGCGGCCATCGCCGTCGTCGCCGTGGCCGGTTGCGGCGGTGGCAAGGGCTCCTCGTCCGCCACCTCGACCCAGATCCCGGACACCGTGAAGAGCGAGCTCTCCGCAGTGGCCGGCGTCGGCGTGGACAGCACGATCCTGACCGCCAACACCGGCTCAGTCGCCGTCTACGCGGCGCCCAGCACGGCCGGAAGCGCCGGGACGGTGAAGGTCCGGCTCGCCAACCCGAACCAGGACGGCGCCAAGCTGGTCTTCCTGGTGACGGCAAAGCTGCCTGGCTGGTGGCAGGTCCTCCTGCCGGTCCAGCCCAACGGCAGCACCGGCTGGGTCAAGACCGACCAGGTCACGGCGAGTACCACGCCCTACCGGATCGTGGTCTCGCGCGGCCAGCACACGATGACCCTCTACAAGTCGGGTGGCGTGATCGCCGTCGAGAAGGTCGCGATCGGCACCTCGGACACCCCGACTCCGGGTGGCCGGTTCTACCTCGCCGAACTGCTCAAGCCGCCGAACCCGAACGGCCCCTACGGACCGTACGCGTTCGGGCTGAGCGGCTTCTCGACGACCCTGGCGTCGTTCGACGGGACGAAGCCGGTCATCGGCCTGCACGGGACCAACCAGCCCCAGCTGCTGGGCCACGACGTCTCGCACGGCTGTATCCGGCTCAGCAACGACGCGATCACCCGGCTCGCCGGAACGGTCCCGACCGGCACCCCGGTCGACATCATCGCCTGA
- the serC gene encoding phosphoserine transaminase, whose amino-acid sequence MTIVLPDHLRPVDGRFGCGPSKIRPEAVAALAATGTSLLGTSHRQKPVKNLVGRVRSGLAQLFSLPDGYEVVLGVGGSTAFWDAAAFNLVRERSQHLVFGEFGGKFAETTAGAPFLADPSVIRSEPGSHPDWSPLAGVDAYATPHNETSTGVAKPVRRPVGADAGALHVVDATSGAGGLPVDVSEADVYYFAPQKCFASDGGLFVALMSPAALARLGEIKATGRWIPPFLDLTTALDNSTKDQTYNTPSVATLFLFAEQLDWMNGQGGLDWCVARTADSSSILYNWAEKTSYVTPFVADPAQRSQVVVTIDFDGVDAAAVAEALRANGVVDVEPYRKLGRNQLRIACFPAVDPADVEALTGAIEYVVDRL is encoded by the coding sequence ATGACGATCGTTCTGCCTGATCACCTTCGCCCGGTCGACGGCCGGTTCGGCTGCGGGCCATCGAAGATCCGGCCGGAGGCGGTGGCGGCCCTCGCCGCGACCGGCACCAGCCTGCTCGGCACGTCCCACCGGCAGAAGCCGGTCAAGAACCTGGTGGGCCGGGTCCGGTCCGGGCTCGCACAGCTCTTCTCGCTGCCCGACGGCTACGAGGTCGTCCTCGGTGTCGGCGGGTCCACCGCCTTCTGGGACGCGGCCGCGTTCAACCTGGTCCGGGAGCGCTCGCAGCACCTCGTCTTCGGCGAGTTCGGCGGCAAGTTCGCCGAGACCACCGCGGGTGCGCCGTTCCTGGCCGACCCGTCGGTGATCAGGTCCGAGCCCGGCTCGCACCCGGACTGGTCGCCGCTGGCCGGCGTCGACGCCTACGCGACCCCGCACAACGAGACGTCGACGGGCGTCGCCAAGCCGGTCCGCCGCCCGGTGGGCGCCGACGCCGGCGCGCTGCACGTGGTCGACGCGACCTCCGGCGCCGGCGGCCTGCCAGTCGACGTGTCCGAGGCCGACGTCTACTACTTCGCGCCGCAGAAGTGCTTCGCCTCCGACGGCGGGCTGTTCGTCGCGCTGATGTCGCCGGCGGCGCTCGCCCGGCTGGGCGAGATCAAGGCGACGGGCCGGTGGATCCCACCGTTCCTGGACCTGACGACCGCGCTCGACAACTCCACCAAGGACCAGACGTACAACACCCCGTCGGTGGCGACGCTGTTCCTGTTCGCCGAGCAGCTGGACTGGATGAACGGCCAGGGCGGCCTGGACTGGTGCGTCGCCCGGACCGCCGACTCGAGCTCGATCCTCTACAACTGGGCCGAGAAGACGTCCTACGTCACGCCCTTCGTCGCCGACCCGGCGCAGCGGTCGCAGGTCGTCGTAACGATCGACTTCGACGGGGTGGACGCGGCGGCGGTCGCCGAGGCGCTGCGGGCGAACGGCGTCGTCGACGTCGAGCCGTACCGCAAGCTCGGGCGCAACCAGCTGCGGATCGCGTGCTTCCCCGCGGTCGACCCGGCCGACGTCGAGGCGCTCACCGGCGCGATCGAGTACGTGGTCGACCGGCTGTAA
- a CDS encoding citrate synthase 2 yields the protein MAEKTSDFKPGLEGVIAFETEIAEPDKEGSALRYRGVDIEDLVGKVDYGHVWGLLVDGSFEPGLPPAEPFPVPVHSGDIRVDVQSALAMLAPYWGFGQLIDIPDEQARMDLARSSVMALSFVAQSARGLGLPAVPQTEVDKARTITERFMIRWRGEPDPKHVQAVDAYWVSAAEHGMNASTFTARVIASTGADCAAALSGAVGALSGPLHGGAPSRVLAMLDEVERTGDPVGYVKQALDNHERLMGFGHRVYRAEDPRARVLRRTARDLGSHRYEVAEALEAAAIEELTNRYPDRPLRTNVEFWSAVVLDFAEVPAHMFTSMFTCARTAGWSAHVMEQKRTGRLIRPSARYVGPAPRPLGDVASA from the coding sequence ATGGCCGAGAAGACAAGCGATTTCAAGCCCGGACTGGAAGGCGTCATCGCCTTCGAGACCGAGATCGCCGAGCCGGACAAGGAAGGCAGTGCGCTGCGCTATCGCGGCGTCGACATCGAGGACCTGGTCGGCAAGGTCGACTACGGCCACGTCTGGGGCCTGCTCGTCGATGGCTCGTTCGAGCCCGGCCTGCCACCGGCCGAGCCGTTTCCGGTGCCGGTGCACTCCGGTGACATAAGAGTCGACGTGCAGAGCGCGCTGGCCATGCTGGCCCCGTACTGGGGCTTCGGCCAGCTGATCGACATCCCCGACGAGCAGGCCCGGATGGATCTGGCCCGGTCGTCCGTGATGGCGCTGTCCTTCGTCGCGCAGTCGGCCCGTGGCCTCGGGCTCCCGGCCGTGCCGCAGACCGAGGTCGACAAGGCCCGGACGATCACCGAGCGGTTCATGATCCGCTGGCGCGGCGAGCCGGACCCGAAGCACGTCCAGGCCGTCGACGCCTACTGGGTGTCCGCCGCCGAGCACGGCATGAACGCGTCGACGTTCACCGCCCGGGTCATCGCCTCCACCGGTGCCGACTGCGCCGCGGCGCTGTCGGGCGCGGTCGGCGCCCTGTCCGGCCCGTTGCACGGCGGGGCGCCGTCCCGGGTGCTCGCCATGCTCGACGAGGTCGAGCGGACCGGCGACCCGGTCGGCTACGTGAAGCAGGCGCTGGACAACCACGAGCGGCTGATGGGCTTCGGCCACCGGGTCTACCGGGCCGAGGACCCGCGCGCCCGGGTGCTGCGGCGCACGGCCCGCGACCTCGGCTCGCACCGGTACGAGGTGGCCGAGGCGCTGGAGGCGGCGGCCATCGAGGAGCTGACGAACCGCTACCCGGACCGGCCGCTGCGGACCAATGTCGAGTTCTGGTCGGCCGTGGTGCTGGACTTCGCCGAGGTGCCGGCACATATGTTCACGTCCATGTTCACCTGCGCGCGGACCGCCGGGTGGAGCGCGCACGTCATGGAGCAGAAGCGCACCGGACGGCTGATCCGGCCGTCCGCCCGCTACGTCGGCCCGGCGCCTCGGCCCCTGGGGGATGTGGCAAGTGCCTGA
- the pdxH gene encoding pyridoxamine 5'-phosphate oxidase has translation MAAREPAPAGAPDTYVEAPAAGVAPPRSAERGDHRGRGLDRHDDVPDHDGADVTANLGELRRVYDVGWLDEGDLAPVWVEQFANWFADAEAPGSGVLEPNAMVFGTADAAGRPSARTVLLKGFSAEGFLLFTNYNSRKGQESAANPHGSLVFPWYALERQVIVVGAVERISPAHSAEYFRSRPRGSQLGAWASRQSAVLTSRAELERRDLQFAERWPDGTEIPVPTFWGGLLVVPETVEFWQGRPDRLHDRLRYRRVTAPGPDGPDNWVIERLSP, from the coding sequence ATGGCCGCCCGCGAACCCGCCCCCGCCGGGGCACCGGACACGTACGTCGAGGCCCCGGCCGCCGGCGTCGCGCCGCCCCGTTCCGCGGAACGCGGAGATCACCGCGGCCGGGGCCTGGACAGGCATGACGACGTTCCTGACCACGATGGCGCCGATGTGACGGCCAACCTTGGCGAGCTTCGACGGGTCTACGACGTCGGCTGGCTCGATGAGGGTGACCTTGCGCCAGTCTGGGTGGAGCAGTTCGCCAACTGGTTCGCCGACGCGGAGGCTCCCGGTTCCGGGGTGCTCGAGCCCAACGCGATGGTCTTCGGCACAGCCGACGCCGCCGGCCGGCCGAGCGCCAGGACCGTGCTGCTGAAGGGCTTCAGCGCCGAGGGGTTCCTGCTCTTCACCAACTACAACTCCCGCAAGGGCCAGGAGAGCGCGGCCAACCCACACGGCAGCCTCGTGTTCCCCTGGTACGCGCTGGAACGTCAGGTGATCGTCGTCGGCGCGGTCGAACGGATCTCACCGGCCCATTCGGCCGAGTACTTCCGGTCCCGGCCGAGAGGCAGCCAGCTCGGTGCCTGGGCCAGCCGGCAGTCCGCCGTCCTGACCTCGCGCGCGGAGCTGGAACGGCGCGACCTGCAGTTCGCCGAGCGCTGGCCCGACGGCACCGAGATCCCTGTCCCGACCTTCTGGGGAGGCCTCCTGGTCGTGCCCGAGACGGTCGAGTTCTGGCAGGGCCGACCGGACCGCCTCCACGACCGCCTCCGGTATCGCCGCGTCACTGCACCTGGCCCCGATGGCCCGGACAACTGGGTCATCGAACGCCTTTCCCCCTGA
- a CDS encoding citrate synthase → MSEQVSTLTVTDNRTGRSYEVPIKDGAVRAADFRKIKVDDDDFGLMTYDPAFTNTASCRSEITYIDGDAGILRYRGYPIQDLAEKSSFLEVAYLLLAGELPSKDELATWEDEITHHTLVHESIKKFIDGFHHDAHPMGMLVSSVGALSTFYPDAKKIKDPGLRRLQIVRLIAKITTLAGYSYRHSVGFPYAYPDNDLSYAGNFLNMMWKATELKYEPDPNLEHALDVLFILHADHEQNCSANAMRAVGSSEADPFSAAAAAIAALYGPLHGGANEQVLRMLREIGSVENIPTFIAQVKDGKKKLMGFGHRVYKNYDPRARVIRQVADEVFKVTGTNPLLDLAMELERIALSDEYFISRKLYPNVDFYTGIIYQAMGFPVEMFPVLFAIGRMPGWLAQWEEGLLDPEQKIARPRQLYVGHGERSYVPMSARTADIDADVDAIAAQAAQAAPERPLR, encoded by the coding sequence GTGTCCGAGCAGGTCAGCACCCTGACCGTGACCGACAACCGCACCGGTCGTAGCTACGAAGTACCGATCAAAGACGGCGCCGTGCGCGCTGCGGACTTCCGCAAAATAAAGGTCGACGACGACGACTTCGGGCTGATGACCTACGACCCGGCGTTCACCAACACGGCGAGCTGCCGGAGCGAGATCACCTACATCGACGGCGACGCCGGCATCCTGCGGTACCGCGGCTACCCGATCCAGGACCTCGCCGAGAAGAGCAGCTTCCTGGAGGTCGCCTACCTCCTGCTGGCGGGCGAGCTGCCGTCGAAGGACGAGCTGGCCACCTGGGAAGACGAGATCACGCACCACACGCTGGTGCATGAGTCGATTAAGAAGTTCATCGACGGCTTCCACCACGACGCGCACCCGATGGGCATGCTCGTGTCGTCCGTCGGTGCACTGTCGACGTTCTACCCGGACGCCAAGAAGATCAAGGACCCGGGACTGCGCCGCCTGCAGATCGTCCGCCTGATCGCGAAGATCACCACGCTGGCCGGCTACTCCTACCGGCATTCGGTGGGCTTCCCGTACGCGTACCCGGACAACGACCTGTCGTACGCCGGGAACTTCCTCAACATGATGTGGAAGGCGACGGAGCTCAAGTACGAGCCGGACCCCAACCTCGAGCACGCGCTCGACGTGCTGTTCATCCTGCACGCCGACCACGAGCAGAACTGCTCCGCGAACGCCATGCGCGCGGTCGGCAGCTCCGAGGCGGACCCGTTCTCGGCCGCGGCCGCCGCGATCGCCGCGCTCTACGGCCCGCTGCACGGCGGCGCCAACGAGCAGGTCCTGCGGATGCTGCGCGAGATCGGCTCGGTGGAGAACATCCCGACCTTCATCGCCCAGGTGAAGGACGGCAAGAAGAAGCTCATGGGCTTCGGGCACCGGGTCTACAAGAACTACGACCCGCGGGCCCGGGTGATCCGTCAGGTCGCCGACGAGGTCTTCAAGGTGACGGGCACCAACCCGCTGCTCGACCTGGCGATGGAGCTGGAGCGGATCGCCCTTTCGGACGAGTACTTCATCTCCCGCAAGCTGTACCCGAACGTCGACTTCTACACGGGCATCATCTACCAGGCGATGGGCTTCCCGGTGGAGATGTTCCCGGTGCTGTTCGCCATCGGCCGCATGCCCGGCTGGCTGGCGCAGTGGGAGGAGGGCCTGCTCGACCCCGAGCAGAAGATCGCCCGCCCCCGCCAGCTCTACGTCGGCCACGGCGAGCGTTCGTATGTCCCGATGTCGGCACGCACCGCCGACATCGACGCCGATGTGGACGCCATCGCGGCCCAGGCGGCCCAGGCCGCCCCGGAGCGCCCACTGCGCTAG
- a CDS encoding MarR family transcriptional regulator: protein MDSAAKTELASALRLSVMRLSRRMRQERSSSLTPTQLAVLATLERHGPMTLGEIAAHERVQPPSMTRVISNLADSGLVARSAHPTDGRQVIAEVTEAGRALLEADRRRRDEWLAERLAELSDLEIAALRHAAPILERLAGS from the coding sequence ATGGACAGCGCCGCGAAGACCGAGCTTGCGTCGGCATTGCGTCTCTCGGTGATGCGGCTGTCGCGGCGGATGCGCCAGGAGCGGTCGAGCAGCCTCACGCCGACGCAGCTCGCGGTGCTCGCCACGCTGGAGCGGCACGGCCCGATGACGTTGGGCGAGATCGCGGCGCACGAGCGGGTTCAGCCGCCCTCGATGACCCGGGTCATCAGCAATCTCGCGGATTCCGGCCTGGTGGCGAGGTCGGCGCACCCCACTGACGGCCGGCAGGTCATCGCGGAGGTCACCGAGGCCGGCCGGGCGCTGCTGGAGGCGGACCGCCGCCGCCGGGACGAATGGCTGGCCGAACGCCTGGCGGAGCTCTCCGATCTCGAGATCGCCGCGCTGCGCCACGCGGCACCGATCCTGGAGCGGCTCGCCGGCTCCTGA
- a CDS encoding Gfo/Idh/MocA family oxidoreductase, with translation MTTVPELVGPRDPVAAQTWREQRRADRRRDPQLPVAAALVTDGSERLTASLLREAGMDVVGLLAPEPLESLAWAADVGAPRAYGDLAALLSDDIEAVCIELAPPASDLIAQRAAEAGLHVLLVRAVTSDPEALRAVADVAEDADLAHVVAFDDRAWPAAWHVQASVPALGRLTQMTVVGAPSGPLGRAEILDLTVRWCGEVLAVCADPAGMPAPLLTSTAPVTLALLTASGATVLVHEQMGARLTDATFTLCGEEGRIVVEGRRVRRSDHEGVRTVWMPPPVSERPGLVEATYDLVRAVELDDPAMVRGATVHDLLTVTRLQDAARRSREAGGWVEL, from the coding sequence ATGACCACCGTTCCCGAGCTCGTCGGGCCGCGCGACCCGGTCGCCGCGCAGACCTGGCGGGAGCAGCGGCGGGCAGACCGGCGCCGCGACCCGCAGCTTCCGGTCGCCGCGGCGCTGGTCACCGACGGCTCCGAGCGCCTGACCGCGAGCCTGCTGCGGGAGGCCGGGATGGACGTGGTCGGGCTCCTCGCGCCGGAGCCGCTGGAGTCGCTCGCCTGGGCCGCCGACGTGGGGGCACCACGGGCGTACGGCGACCTGGCCGCGCTGCTGTCGGACGACATCGAGGCTGTGTGCATCGAGCTCGCGCCGCCGGCGTCCGACCTGATCGCTCAGCGGGCCGCCGAGGCCGGGCTGCACGTGCTGCTGGTCAGGGCGGTCACCTCGGACCCGGAGGCGCTGCGCGCGGTCGCCGACGTCGCCGAGGACGCGGACCTCGCGCACGTCGTGGCGTTCGACGACCGGGCCTGGCCGGCGGCCTGGCACGTCCAGGCGTCGGTGCCGGCGCTCGGCCGGCTCACCCAGATGACCGTCGTCGGCGCGCCGTCCGGGCCGCTCGGGCGGGCGGAGATCCTCGACCTGACCGTGCGCTGGTGCGGCGAGGTGCTGGCGGTCTGCGCCGACCCGGCGGGCATGCCGGCCCCGCTGCTGACCAGCACCGCGCCGGTTACCCTCGCGCTGCTGACCGCGAGCGGCGCCACGGTGCTCGTCCACGAGCAGATGGGCGCGAGGCTCACCGACGCGACGTTCACGCTGTGCGGTGAGGAGGGCCGGATCGTGGTCGAGGGCCGGCGGGTCCGGCGGTCCGACCACGAGGGGGTGCGCACCGTGTGGATGCCGCCGCCGGTCTCCGAGCGCCCGGGCCTGGTCGAGGCGACCTACGACCTGGTGCGGGCGGTCGAGCTGGACGACCCGGCGATGGTCCGCGGCGCGACCGTCCACGATCTGCTGACGGTCACGCGACTGCAGGACGCGGCGCGCCGCTCCCGCGAGGCCGGCGGCTGGGTGGAGCTCTAG
- the thpR gene encoding RNA 2',3'-cyclic phosphodiesterase — MARLFVAATPPAEVIAALGAAVARARPTAPALRWVDLARSHLTLVFLGSVDDALRAALAERLGRVARRHPPVEVALAGAGRFGDRVLWAGVDGELAPLAAGICRAARRAGVADLDPRPLRAHLTLAYARAGRRVDQAGSARAAAGSRAAGTSGGPGASAEPMDLRPVVAALGGLPALAWTVDRFELMSSVLGPQPAYTVESTWPLAGA; from the coding sequence ATGGCGAGGCTGTTCGTCGCCGCTACGCCGCCGGCCGAGGTCATCGCGGCGCTCGGCGCGGCGGTGGCCCGGGCGAGACCGACGGCGCCGGCGCTGCGCTGGGTGGATCTGGCCCGCAGCCACCTGACGCTCGTGTTCCTCGGCTCGGTCGACGACGCCCTGCGCGCCGCGCTGGCCGAGCGGCTCGGCCGGGTCGCGCGGCGCCACCCACCGGTGGAGGTCGCCCTGGCCGGAGCCGGGCGGTTCGGCGACCGGGTCCTGTGGGCCGGGGTCGACGGCGAGCTGGCCCCGCTGGCCGCGGGGATATGTCGCGCGGCGCGGCGAGCGGGCGTGGCCGACCTGGACCCGCGCCCGTTGCGGGCGCACCTCACTCTTGCCTACGCCCGCGCTGGCCGCCGGGTGGACCAGGCCGGCTCGGCGCGCGCGGCGGCTGGTTCCCGGGCCGCTGGCACTTCCGGTGGGCCGGGCGCCTCGGCGGAGCCTATGGACCTGCGTCCGGTCGTGGCCGCCCTCGGCGGGCTGCCGGCCCTGGCCTGGACGGTCGACCGCTTCGAGCTGATGAGCAGCGTGCTGGGCCCCCAGCCCGCCTACACGGTCGAGTCGACCTGGCCGTTGGCCGGCGCCTGA
- a CDS encoding winged helix-turn-helix domain-containing protein, producing MSPQPATVRAASEHLVAPRPLAPVAPVRRLPGPAVPTAQTARAQLGRPAGVARPGERFDLRQFHRAPAAAGAAAGAAATSAYATPLPSRRVGLAVDRSAWAAWLDGELLNLTYLEFEVLDFLARHPGRVYSRAALLRHVWGHRVDDDPGQAGRTVDVLVTRLRRKLGPDNRARIETVRRVGYRYRPAPVDTVA from the coding sequence ATGTCGCCCCAGCCCGCCACGGTCCGCGCCGCCTCGGAGCACCTGGTCGCGCCACGCCCGCTCGCGCCCGTCGCCCCCGTCCGCCGCCTGCCGGGCCCGGCCGTCCCGACGGCACAGACGGCGCGGGCTCAGCTGGGCCGCCCGGCCGGGGTGGCCCGCCCGGGCGAGCGGTTCGACCTGCGGCAGTTCCACCGTGCGCCGGCCGCCGCCGGAGCGGCGGCCGGGGCCGCGGCGACCAGCGCCTATGCCACGCCGCTGCCGAGCCGGCGCGTGGGCCTGGCGGTCGACCGGTCGGCCTGGGCCGCCTGGCTGGACGGCGAGCTGCTGAACCTGACCTATCTGGAGTTCGAGGTCCTGGACTTCCTGGCCCGACACCCCGGCCGGGTGTACTCCCGGGCCGCCCTGCTGCGCCACGTCTGGGGCCACCGGGTCGACGACGACCCCGGTCAGGCCGGCCGGACCGTCGACGTGCTGGTGACCCGGCTGCGCCGCAAGCTCGGCCCGGACAACCGGGCCAGGATCGAGACCGTCCGCCGCGTCGGGTACCGCTACCGGCCGGCCCCCGTCGACACGGTCGCCTGA
- a CDS encoding flavin reductase family protein gives MTSVPGVARDARRPAVVGPAIEPDALRQAFRRHAAGVAVVTCAGPAGPVGFTATSVASLSAAPPLLSLSLSATSSSAPAVLEADTLIVHLLSWEHEEIARRFSTRGVDRFAAPIRWETLPTGEPLLSDVAVWLRIRIGHRIPAGESYLVVAEVIDCRVDRADEPLVYHDGRYATLTDMTPPGERVQEPES, from the coding sequence ATGACCAGCGTGCCGGGGGTTGCCAGGGACGCGCGGCGGCCGGCCGTCGTAGGTCCGGCAATCGAGCCGGACGCGCTGCGGCAGGCGTTCCGCAGGCACGCTGCCGGGGTAGCGGTGGTCACGTGTGCCGGGCCGGCTGGTCCGGTCGGTTTCACCGCGACCTCGGTCGCGTCGCTGTCGGCGGCCCCACCGCTGCTGTCGCTGTCGCTGTCGGCGACGTCGTCCAGCGCGCCCGCGGTGCTCGAGGCCGACACGCTGATCGTCCACCTGCTGTCGTGGGAGCACGAGGAGATCGCCCGGCGGTTCTCGACCCGTGGCGTCGACCGGTTCGCCGCCCCGATCCGGTGGGAGACGCTCCCGACCGGGGAGCCGTTGCTGTCGGACGTCGCCGTCTGGCTGCGTATCCGGATCGGGCACCGGATCCCGGCCGGGGAGAGCTACCTCGTCGTCGCCGAGGTGATCGACTGTCGGGTCGACCGGGCGGACGAGCCGCTCGTCTACCACGACGGCCGCTACGCCACGCTGACCGACATGACCCCGCCCGGTGAGCGGGTGCAGGAGCCGGAGAGCTGA
- a CDS encoding DUF2530 domain-containing protein, translated as MAGNVAGVEAKVPLEQDAAGQRPAGPTSTAVKATEADTGGVGDGAGPAGAGLAPLPYDGVGSVAGGTVLWLIALAVMIPLAGRLRHDGHLWWLATAACGSGLGLVGLFIVIRRRNRIRRGERSNAN; from the coding sequence GTGGCGGGTAACGTCGCCGGCGTGGAGGCGAAAGTGCCGCTGGAGCAGGACGCGGCCGGCCAGCGGCCGGCAGGCCCGACGTCGACCGCGGTGAAGGCCACCGAGGCCGACACGGGCGGGGTGGGCGACGGGGCCGGGCCGGCCGGCGCCGGCCTGGCGCCGCTGCCCTACGACGGGGTCGGCTCGGTCGCGGGTGGCACCGTCCTGTGGCTGATCGCGCTGGCCGTGATGATCCCGCTCGCCGGTCGGCTGCGCCACGACGGCCACCTGTGGTGGCTGGCGACAGCCGCGTGCGGCTCCGGCCTCGGGCTGGTCGGCCTGTTCATCGTCATCCGTAGGCGCAACCGGATCCGGCGCGGCGAGCGGTCCAACGCGAACTGA